A genomic stretch from Methylophilus medardicus includes:
- a CDS encoding diacylglycerol kinase, whose product MQNNPSSGHEESPFKGKTGLRRLVNAFGYSMDGFKAAYQHEDAFRQEVWLSLVLIPLAFYLEAEALNRILMVGSVLLVMIVELLNSAVEAVVDRVSIERHALAKRAKDIGSAAVLLALVNLAVVWSLIVFN is encoded by the coding sequence ATGCAAAACAATCCCTCCTCCGGCCACGAAGAAAGCCCCTTTAAAGGCAAAACTGGCCTCCGTCGTCTCGTCAATGCGTTTGGTTATTCGATGGATGGCTTTAAAGCCGCCTATCAACATGAAGATGCCTTTCGCCAAGAAGTGTGGCTATCCTTAGTGTTGATTCCATTGGCGTTTTATCTCGAAGCCGAGGCCTTGAATCGCATTCTGATGGTAGGCAGCGTGCTACTGGTGATGATTGTAGAGTTGCTGAATTCTGCCGTAGAGGCGGTGGTTGACCGCGTTTCGATCGAACGCCATGCACTGGCCAAACGCGCCAAAGATATTGGCAGCGCCGCCGTATTGCTGGCGCTCGTTAATCTGGCTGTCGTATGGTCATTAATCGTTTTTAATTAG
- a CDS encoding oxidative damage protection protein: MARMVQCVKLGKELEGMDFPPYPGELGKKIFMQVSKEAWAGWLKQQTMLVNENRLSLADPSARKYLSEQTEKYFFGDGADVASGYVPPSA; this comes from the coding sequence ATGGCAAGAATGGTGCAATGTGTGAAACTGGGCAAAGAACTCGAGGGCATGGATTTTCCGCCTTATCCCGGTGAGTTGGGCAAAAAAATTTTTATGCAAGTGTCTAAAGAGGCCTGGGCGGGCTGGTTAAAGCAGCAAACCATGCTGGTAAACGAAAACCGCCTGAGTCTGGCAGACCCAAGCGCGAGAAAATATTTGTCTGAACAAACTGAAAAATACTTTTTTGGCGATGGTGCAGATGTGGCCAGTGGTTACGTGCCGCCGAGTGCGTAA
- the rpiA gene encoding ribose-5-phosphate isomerase RpiA yields MDKAQQDALKLEVAKAAVTYVKDGIIGVGTGSTANFFIDELAKVKHKITGAVASSEATAQRLRNHGIEVFDLNSVDSLDIYVDGADEITEHMHMLKGGGGALTREKIVAAVAKSFICICDESKFVPVLGKFPLPVEVLPMARSHVARELMKLGGQPQLRDFTTDNGNLILDVHGLTISDPIALETKINQIVGVVTNGLFAVRPANVLLLATPNGVKTLTK; encoded by the coding sequence ATGGATAAAGCACAACAAGATGCACTGAAACTCGAAGTCGCAAAAGCCGCAGTCACTTATGTAAAAGATGGCATTATTGGCGTTGGCACTGGCTCGACCGCTAACTTTTTTATTGACGAACTTGCCAAAGTTAAACACAAAATTACGGGCGCTGTCGCCAGCTCAGAAGCCACTGCGCAACGTTTGCGCAACCATGGCATCGAAGTGTTTGATTTAAACAGCGTAGATAGCCTAGATATTTATGTAGACGGCGCTGATGAGATCACCGAACACATGCATATGCTTAAAGGCGGCGGCGGCGCGTTGACCCGTGAAAAAATCGTGGCGGCCGTGGCTAAATCATTTATCTGCATCTGTGACGAAAGCAAATTTGTGCCCGTATTAGGCAAGTTTCCATTGCCGGTAGAAGTGTTACCCATGGCACGCAGCCACGTTGCGCGTGAACTGATGAAGTTAGGCGGTCAACCACAGTTACGCGACTTCACCACCGACAATGGCAATTTGATTCTGGACGTACACGGTTTGACCATCAGTGACCCCATCGCACTTGAAACCAAAATCAACCAAATCGTTGGCGTAGTCACCAATGGTCTGTTTGCAGTGCGCCCGGCGAACGTCTTGTTGTTGGCGACACCCAACGGCGTCAAAACATTGACGAAGTAA
- the phoU gene encoding phosphate signaling complex protein PhoU has translation MQFEHTSKQYDVELESVRAKVLEMGGLVEQQIVNALEALTSADVNLAKDVMERDTRVNALEVQVDEDCSHIIARRQPAARDLRMIMMMVKTITDLERIGDEATKIARTAQRIYEQDRMYKPRFNEIKSMVAIVREMLRTSLDSFARLDVSQTVEVAKQDEQVDEQFRAAMRQLITFMLEDPRTISMSLEVLFVAKAVERIGDHAKNISEYVVYMVKGKDVRHTSLEDIERETQS, from the coding sequence ATGCAATTTGAACATACCTCTAAACAATACGATGTTGAACTGGAATCGGTACGCGCCAAGGTTCTGGAAATGGGGGGGCTGGTTGAGCAGCAGATTGTCAATGCGCTAGAGGCACTGACCAGCGCTGACGTCAACTTGGCAAAAGATGTCATGGAGCGTGACACCCGCGTGAATGCGCTGGAAGTGCAAGTCGATGAGGATTGCAGCCATATTATTGCCCGTCGGCAACCTGCGGCGCGCGATTTACGCATGATCATGATGATGGTCAAAACCATCACCGACCTAGAGCGGATTGGCGATGAGGCGACTAAAATTGCCCGCACTGCGCAGCGTATCTATGAACAAGACCGCATGTACAAACCGCGTTTTAATGAGATCAAAAGCATGGTGGCGATTGTGCGTGAAATGCTACGCACTTCACTCGATTCGTTTGCACGCCTCGATGTCAGTCAAACGGTCGAAGTCGCTAAACAAGACGAGCAAGTGGATGAGCAATTCCGCGCAGCCATGCGTCAGCTGATTACCTTTATGCTAGAAGACCCACGCACCATCTCCATGTCATTAGAGGTGCTGTTTGTGGCCAAGGCGGTGGAACGCATTGGTGACCACGCCAAAAATATTTCTGAGTATGTCGTCTACATGGTCAAAGGCAAAGATGTGCGCCACACCAGCCTCGAAGACATCGAGCGTGAAACGCAATCTTAA